A genomic segment from Verrucomicrobiaceae bacterium encodes:
- a CDS encoding polymer-forming cytoskeletal protein gives MNTSKNVLANDVEIKGSIKFSHDLIIDGKIEGEVISDGSLTIGENAIIKGEVKTRTVIIFGKVEGNITVAERCELKSNAILVGDIAAGTLSIEEGATFMGQSSVGKKPDAKVAGGPKP, from the coding sequence ATGAACACCAGCAAAAACGTCCTGGCCAATGACGTCGAGATCAAAGGCTCCATCAAATTCTCTCATGACCTCATCATCGACGGTAAGATCGAAGGTGAAGTCATCTCAGACGGCAGCCTGACGATCGGCGAAAACGCCATCATCAAGGGCGAGGTCAAAACCCGCACTGTCATCATTTTCGGTAAAGTGGAAGGCAACATCACTGTCGCCGAGCGCTGCGAGCTCAAGAGCAATGCCATCCTCGTCGGTGACATCGCTGCTGGCACTCTCTCCATCGAAGAAGGTGCCACATTCATGGGTCAGTCCTCCGTGGGCAAAAAACCCGACGCGAAAGTCGCGGGCGGTCCAAAACCATAA